The Candidatus Schekmanbacteria bacterium genome includes the window AAAACAGTTGAGACGCCTTGTTGATGTCATTAAAGTGACCGATTTGACAGGAGAAGATTATGTTGATAGAGAGATGGTTTTAATTAAAGTTAATGCAGAACCAAAGGTGCGTTCTGAATTAATGCAGATAATAGATATATTTAGGACAAAAATAATAGATGTTGCTCCACGCAGTTTTATTGTGGAAGCAACTGGAGACAATGACAAAATAAATGCCCTCATTGACTTGTTGAGGCCTTTCGGCATTAAGGAAATTGCCCGTACCGGATGTGTTGCAATGAGTAGAGGGAGCAAAAGCAAAAAATAATTTAATGGAGGATTAATTGGTATGCTTAAGATTTATCATGAAAAGGATGCTGACTTGAAGTTTCTAAAGAAAAAAACAATCGCTATTTTAGGATATGGAAGTCAAGGCCATGCGCAAGCGCAAAATCTTAGAGATAGCGGGCTAAATGTCATAGTCAGCGAACTTAAAGGTTCAAAACAATGGAAAGAGGCAAAAAAAGCCGGTTTTGAAGTTTTCGAAGCGGCTGAAGCAAGCGCAAAAGCAGATTATATTCAGGTATTGGTTCCAGACGAATTTCAAAGCTCCATTTATCACAATTCTATAAAGAACAATTTGAAGAAAGGAGATATTCTCGGTTTTTCTCATGGATTCAATATTCACTTTCATCAGATTGAACCTCCAGAAGATGTGGATGTTGTTATGGTGGCGCCTAAAGGCCCGGGACATCTTGTAAGGCGCCTATATACTGAAGGCAAGGGTGTTC containing:
- the ilvN gene encoding acetolactate synthase small subunit; translated protein: MKHIISVLVENKFGVLARVAGLFSARGFNIKSLSVGETIDPTVSRMTIISAGDDQIIEQVIKQLRRLVDVIKVTDLTGEDYVDREMVLIKVNAEPKVRSELMQIIDIFRTKIIDVAPRSFIVEATGDNDKINALIDLLRPFGIKEIARTGCVAMSRGSKSKK